A region of the Myxococcus stipitatus DSM 14675 genome:
TCTTGATCGAACGAGCCATGGCTTGCGAATCCTCTTACTGGCTGCGCGCGCCCTGGCGGCGGCCGCTCACAATGAACTTGTCAGTACGCTTGTTGGTACGCGTGGTGAGGCCCTTGGTCTTCTTGCCCCACGGCGACACCGGGTGCGGGTTACCCTGGCCGGACTTACCCTCACCACCACCGTGCGGGTGGTCCACGGGGTTCATCGCGAGACCACGAACCGTCGGGCGGATGCCCAGCCACCGGCTCTTACCCGCCTTACCGATGCGGATGATCTCGTGCTCGATGTTACCCACCTGGCCCACGGTGGCGCGGCACTCAATCAGGACCATGCGGACGGTCCCGGAAGGCATACGCACCTGAGCGTAGCGGCCCTCCTTCGCCATCAACTGGCCAGACGTGCCCGCGGAGCGGATGACCTGGGCGCCACGGCCCGGCTTCAGCTCCACGTTGTGGATGACCGTACCCACCGGGATGTTCTGCAGCGGCAGGGAGTTGCCCGGACGGATGTCCGCGTTCTCGCCGGCGAACACCGTGTCGCCCACATTCAGGCCCACCGGGGCCAGGATGTAGCGCTTCTCACCGTCCGCATACGTCAGCAGGGCGATGTTGGCGGTGCGGTTCGGGTCGTACTCCACCGCGGTGACCTTGGCCGGCACGCCGTCCTTGTCACGACGCTTGAAGTCGATGACGCGGTAGCGGCGCTTGTGACCACCACCCTGGTGGCGACGGGTGATGTGTCCGTGGACGTTACGGCCACCCGAGCGCTTCAGCGGCTCGGTCAGCTTCTTCTCGGGCGCGTCCTTGGTGATGTCCGCGAAATCGGACACCGTCATCAGACGGCGGGCGGCGCTTGTCGGCTTGTACTTCTTGATGCCCATGGTGTGTTCCTCAGGCTGACCTCAACGCCGTAGCGTCAGGCCGCCCCTCCCTCGAAGAGTTCGATCGAGTCGCCTTCCTTGAGGGTGACGACCGCCTTCTTGAAGTTGGGCCGCTTGCCCATGCTCTTACCGACGCGCTTGATCTTGCCGCGGACGATGTTGGTGCGAACACCCTCGACCGTGACCTTGAACAGCGTCTCCACGGCGCGACTCACGTCGTGCTTGGTGGCCTTGCGGTCGACGATGAACGAGTACTGCCGGAACTTCTCACGGGCCTTGTCCAGCTTCTCGGTGATGAGCGGACCCTTGATGACGTCGCTGAGATTCATGAGAGCGCCCCTTCGAGGGACTTCGCGGCCGCGGAGGTCAGGACGAGGTGCGAGTGCTTCAGCACGGCCTCGAGGTTGACGCCCTCGGGAGGCAGCACGTCGAACTTCGACAGGTTCCGAACGCTGCGATGCAGGTTGGTGTTGCCCTTGTCGTCCACCACCAGAGCGTTCTGCAGCTTCAGGCGCTTGGTCAGCACCTCGAAGGCCTGCTTGCTCTTGGGGGCATCCAGGGAGAACCCGCTCAGGATGATGAGCGTCTTCTCCTTGGCGCGCAGGGACAGCGCGGACTTCAGCGCGCCGCGACGCACCTTGCGGGGCGGGCGGTAGAAGTAATCACGAGACTTGGGAGCCATCGCCTTGCCGCCGCCCACCCAGTGGGAAGCGCGGATGGAACCCTGGCGGGCGCGACCGGTGCCCTTCTGCTTCCAGGGCTTCTTGCCGCCGCCGCTGACCAGCGAGGTGTTCTTCACACCCACCGTGCCGCGACGCCGGTTGATCTGCTGCATCTTCGCGACCTCGTAAAAGAGGTGCGTGTTCGGCTCGGCGCCGAAGATATCGTCGGAGAGCTCGATCTCCGACACCTTCTTCAAATCCAGGTCGACAACGTCAAACTTCGCCATGGCACTTTCCTCGCGGGGGTCGGAGTGAAACCACTCTAACGCCCACCCGCTTCCTAGGACTTGATCTCGACGTCAACGCCGGCCGACAGATCCAGCTTCATCAACGCATCCAGCGTCTGCTGCGTAGGCTCGAGAATGTCGAGCAGGCGCTTGTGCGTGCGGATCTCAAACTGCTCGCGGCTCTTCTTGTCCACGTGCGGCGACCGCAGCACCGTGAACTTGTTGATGCGCGTCGGAAGGGGGATCGGACCGGCCACCTTCGCGCCCGTGCGCTTAGCCGTCTCGACGATCTCCCCCGCGCTCTGGTCCAGGAGCTTCGAGTCGTATGCCTTCAGCCGGATGCGGATCTTCTGTGTCGCCATTCGCAAGAACCTCTTAGAACGAACCCTATGCCATCGCCTTGGTAGGCGTTACGACCGACGTCCCCTGGATGTCACAGAGCCGCTTCTTCAGAACGAAGGGGCGCGGTGATTACCATCCCGCCCCGGTGTATGCAACTGGATTTCCTCCGGCTCTCTGGAAATTCCCCGGAAGGGAGCCCCAGAGAGCCTGGAGGCGGTCTGCTACTCGATGACTTCGGCCACGACGCCGGCGCCCACGGTACGGCCACCCTCGCGGACAGCGAAGCGCAGCTCCTTCTCCATCGCCACAGGGGTGATGAGGTCCACCTCGATAGCGATGTTGTCGCCCGGCATCACCATCTCCACGTTCTCCGGCAGCTTCACCGTTCCCGTCACGTCCGTCGTGCGGAAGTAGAACTGCGGGCGGTAGCCCTTGAAGAACGGGGTGTGACGACCACCCTCTTCCTTCGACAGCACGTAGATCTGCGCCTTGAACTTCGTGTGCGGCGTGATGGAGCCCGGCTTCGCAATCACCTGGCCACGCTCCATGTCCTCACGCTTCAGACCGCGGACCAGCGCGCCGATGTTGTCGCCCGCCATGCCCTCATCGAGCAGCTTGCGGAACATCTCTACGCCCGTCACGACCGTCTTCTGCGTCGGACGCAGACCGACAACTTCAACTTCCTCGCCGACCTTCACCTTGCCGCGCTCCACGCGACCCGTCGCCACCGTTCCACGGCCGGCGATGGAGAACACGTCCTCCACCGGCATCAGGAAGGGCTTGTCCGTCGCGCGCTGCGGGGTCGGGATGTAGCTGTCCACCGCCGCCATCAGCTTCAGGATGGCCGGCTCGCCGATGTCGCTCGCGTCACCCTCGAGCGCCTTCACGGCGGACCCGGGGATGATGGGGATGGTGTCGCCAGGGAACTCGTACTTCTTCAGCAGGTCCCGGACCTCCATCTCCACGAGCTCGCGCAGCTCGGGGTCGTCCAGCAGGTCCACCTTGTTCAGGAAGACCACGATGTACGGAACGCCGACCTGGCGCGCCAGCAGGATGTGCTCACGCGTCTGCGGCATCGGGCCGTCCGCCGCCGACACCACGAGAATCGCGCCGTCCATCTGCGCAGCGCCCGTGATCATGTTCTTCACGTAGTCGGCGTGGCCCGGACAGTCGACATGCGCGTAGTGACGGTTCGCCGTCTGGTACTCCACGTGCGCCGTCGAAATCGTGATGCCGCGCTCGCGCTCTTCCGGCGCCTTGTCGATCTGGTCGTACGCCAGGAACGTGGCGCCGCCCGTCTTCGCCAGCACCTTCGTGATGGCCGCCGTCAGCGACGTCTTGCCGTGGTCCACGTGTCCGATCGTGCCGATGTTCACGTGGGGCTTGTTACGCTCGAACTTCTCCTTGGCCATGACACTCCTCACCGGGGGCTGAGCCGGTCAACGACCCGGCGCGTCTCGAATCCCGCAAAACTCACTGCAAGGTGCTGCGTCCTGCTCCAAACCCGCCACAACGTCAACTGAAATCGCCCGCATGGGGGCCCACCAAGTCGCTCAGTACCGATTGAGCGCGCTCTTCGGCGCGGGGGCGTAGTGACTGAACTGCATCGTGTACGTCGCCCTTCCCTGGCTGCGGCTGCGCAGGTCCGTTGAGTACCCGAACATGGCGGCCAAGGGGACCTGCGCCTGGATGGCTTGAGTGCGCCCCGGCCGAGGCGTCATGCCCAAGACCTTGCCCCTGCGCCCGTTGAGGTCGCCAATCACGTCGCCCATGAAGTCCTCGGGGGTGACGATTTCGCAGCTCATGATGGGCTCGAGCAGCACGGGCGAGGCCGCGCGCACCGCGTCCTTGAACGCCAGGGAGCCCGCGATCTTGAACGCCATCTCGCTGGAGTCCACGTCGTGGATGGAGCCGTCGTAGGCCTCCACCTTCACGTCCACCATCGGATAGCCCGCCACGGGACCGTTCTGCAGGGCCTCCACGACGCCCTCGCGCACGGCGTCGACGAACTCCTTCGTCACCACGCCGCCCACGACCTTGTTCTCGAACGCGAAGCCCTTGCCCGGCTCGTTGGGCATCACCCGCAGCCAGATGTGGCCGTACTGTCCCCTGCCCCCCGTCTGACGGATGTACTTGCCCTCCGCCTCCGTCTGGCTGGTGATGGTCTCCCGGTAGGCCACCTGCGGCTTGCCGATGTTCGCGTCGACCTTGAACTCGCGCAGGAGGCGGTCGACGATGATCTCCAGGTGCAGCTCGCCCATGCCGGCGATGATGGTCTGCCCCGTCTCCTCGTTCGTCTTCACCCGGAACGAGGGGTCCTCCGCCGCGAGCCGCTGCAGGGACTGGATGATCTTCTCCTGGTCCGCGGTCGACTTCGGCTCGATGGCGATGTCGATGACCGGCTCGGGGAACTCCATCCGCTCGAGGACGATGGGCTGCTTGTCGTCGCAGAGCGTGTCGCCCGTGGTGGCGAGCTTCAGCCCCACCACCGCGCAGATGTCACCCGCGTAGCACTCGGTGAGCTCTTCCTTCTTGTCCGCGCGCATCTGCACGAGCCGGCTGACGCGCTCGCGCTTGCCCTTCACCGAGTTCCACACCGCCGTGCCCGCTTCCAGCTTCCCGGAGTAGACGCGAAGGAACGTCAGCGTCTGCGACTGGAACGCCGGGTCGTTCATGATCTTGAACGCAAGCGCGCTGAAGGGCGCGTCGTCGCGGGTCTCGCGCACCGCGTCCTCGCCCTTGGGCGTCTTGCCGTGAATCGGCGGGATGTCCAGCGGGCTGGGCAGGTAGTCAATCACCGCGTCCAGCAGCGGCTGCACGCCCTTGTGGCGGAACGCCGAGCCGCAGAACACCGGGAACAGCTTCAGTCCCACGCAGCCCTTGCGGATGGCGGAGCGAATCTCCTGCTCCGTCAGCTCCTGGCCCTCGAGGAACTTCTCCGTCAGCGCGTCGTCCTGCTCGGCCGCGGCCTCCAGCAGCTCCGCGCGCGCGAGCTCGGCCTCCGCGAGGAGGTCCTCCGGGATGTCCACCACGTCGTACCGGCTGCCCTGCTCCGAGTCGACGAACACCAGGGCCTTCATGGTGACGAGGTCGATGACACCGCGGTGCTTGTCCTCCGCGCCCAGCGGGAGCTGCATGCGCACGGCGCGGGCCCCCAGCTTCTCGCGGATGGTTCCCACGGACATCTCGAAGTCGGCGCCCACCCGGTCCATCTTGTTGATGAAGCAGATGCGAGGGACCTTGTACCGGTCGGCCTGGCGCCAGACTGTCTCCGACTGCGGCTCCACGCCGTTCACCGCATCGAACACGGTGATGGCCCCGTCCAGCACGCGCAGCGACCGCTCCACCTCGATGGTGAAGTCGACGTGCCCCGGGGTGTCGATGATGTTGACGCGATAGCGCTGGTCGCCGCGGCTCCAGAACGCGGTGATGGCGGCAGACGTAATCGTGATGCCGCGCTCGCGCTCCTGCGGCATCCAGTCCGTGGTGGTCGTCCCCTCATGCACCTCGCCCATCCGATGGATGGCGCCGGTGTAGAAGAGGATCCGCTCGGTCGTGGTCGTCTTGCCGGCATCGATGTGCGCCATGATGCCGATGTTGCGGTAGCGCTCCAGGGGATGCTCGCGAGCCATTGCGTCGGTACCTCTCCATGAGGGCGGGAGGGCTTGCGGGCCCCGTCTCACGTTCCCACCCGGGCGATTTCAGAGAACTTGCTTCACCTAAAGAAACCGCCCGGATGCACCATCTGCACCCGGGCGGGACACCGCGAAGCCGTCAGGCCTACCAGCGGTAGTGCGCGAAAGCCTTGTTGGCCTCCGCCATCTTGTGCGTGTCTTCACGCTTCTTCACCGCGTTACCGCGGTTGTTGGCGGCATCCATGATCTCGCCGGCCAACTTCTCCTGCATGGTCTTCTCGCCACGCGCCTTGGAGTACTGGATGATCCAGCGCATCCCGAGCGCGACGCGACGGTCCTGACGGACCTCGACGGGCACCTGGTAGGTGGCGCCACCGACGCGGCGGCTCTTCACCTCCAGCACCGGCTTGACGTTGTCGAGGGCCTTCTTGAACGTCTTGAGGGGGTCCTCCTTCGCGCGCTCCTCGATGAGGGCGAAGGCTCCGTAGCAAACGCCTTCCGCGATGGACTTCTTGCCCTTCCGCATCAGGTCGTTGACGAACTTGGTGACGAGCCGGTCCTGGAACTTCGGATCCGGAAGAATCTTGCGCTTGGCGACTACGCGACGACGAGGCATCTCTTCTCTCTTCCCTTACGCCCCACTCTCCAGTGGAGAGCATTGCTGCCAGGGCTTCATGAGCTGCTGAAGGAAAACGGCGAGGACGCTCCCCAGGGTGTGGGGCTCAACGTCCGGACTCTGAAACGAAGGTGGTCTGCTCTCAGCTCGGGCGCTTCGCGCCGTACTTGGAGCGGCTCTGCTTGCGGCCCGCCACGCCCACGGAGTCGAGCGTTCCACGAACGATGTGGTAGCGCACACCCGGGAGGTCCTTCACACGACCGCCGCGGATCATCACCACCGAGTGCTCCTGGAGGTTGTGGCCCACGCCGGGGATGTAGGACGTCACTTCGATTCCGTTGGTCAGACGCACGCGGGCCACCTTGCGGAGGGCCGAGTTCGGCTTCTTCGGAGTCGTGGTGTACACGCGGGTGCAAACGCCGCGCTTCTGAGGGCACTCCTTGAGCGCGGGGCTCTTGCCCTTGATGTTCAGCTTCTCGCGGCCCTTGCGGACCAGCTGGCTAATGGTCGGCACTGATACCTCGTTCTTCGGGTTTGCCACCGCCAAGGACAACTGGCGGCGCATATCTACCTACAGGACTACTGAAAAGGGCCGCGAGTATAGGGACCGACCCCTCCGTGTCAAGCACGGCCTGACGCAGACCCAACAGGTCGGCGCCCAGGAGCTCATTCCCCATGACTCGATTGCCCAGCGTACAACGGGTCGCTCCTCTACTCCGCGTGCGCTCAGAAGTCGAGGACCATCACCACCGCGTCCTCACGCTCGTCCGCGTAGTAGTTCGGACGGATGCCCACCGGCCGGAAGCCGAACGAGCGGTAGAGCTGGATCGCGGGCTCGTTGCTCTTGCGCACCTCCAAGGTGGCAAGGCTGCACCGCCGCCCCTTCCCCCGCTCCAGGACCTCCTCCATCACGGCCCGGGCCACGCCCCTGCGCCGGTGCTGGGGCGCGGTGGCCACGTTGAGCACATGGACCTCGTCGTGGACGATCCAGAAGATGGCCAACCCCAGCAGCAAGGGCGGCACGGACTCCCGAGGCTCCTCCACCAGGAGGATGGTGGACCATTCGTGCTCCAGCTCGCGCTTGAGCAGCTCCGCGGACCAGGGGTTCTTGAAGGCCGCCTGCTCGAGCGCCATCACCGCCGCCAGGTCGTCCAGGGTCATCCGCCGGATGGAGAAACCATGCGACAGGCGGGGCTCCAGGTCCTCCTGAAGCCGCCTCATCGCTTCGCCTCCCGAGTGAACGGCGCCACCCGGCGCACCTGAGCCGAGGCACGCACCTGCGCCAGCTCCTCCACCGCCAGCGCCGCGTAGCGCTCACGGAAGAGCTTCTCTCGAATGGTGTCGCGCACGGTCTCGTAGTCCCCGGGATGCTCAGCGGAGTGCTGCTCGTAGTAACGGCGGACCTCCGTCTCCCCTACCTGCGCCCGCAGGCGGATGCGACTGTCCAGGACCCGCTCGGCCCTGAGCCCCCGAGCCAGCACCGCCTTGAGCCCCTCCAGGTCGACCTCGCTCCGCGCGAGGAATCGCTCCAGGGCCTCGGCGCCCCCCACCCGCACGCGAAACACCTCCAACCTCGCCTCCACCTCGGAGGGCTCCGCCGGGAACGCCTGCAGCCGGTCCGCGTTGAGCACCTGCACCCGCTGATTGATGACCAACTCCAGCGCCCCTCTGAGCGTCTGCTCATCCAAGGGCACATCGAGCGCCTGGACGCCCCCTCGTTGGATGAGCGCCACCCGGGCCTCGAACTCCAGCTCGCTCAGGGACAGGACCCGGCCTTCGATGATGGCGACCACCCGGTCCACCACCCGCCCCCGCGCTTCCGCGGGGACACCCTGGGCCCATGCCTGCGACACAGGC
Encoded here:
- the rplB gene encoding 50S ribosomal protein L2, producing MGIKKYKPTSAARRLMTVSDFADITKDAPEKKLTEPLKRSGGRNVHGHITRRHQGGGHKRRYRVIDFKRRDKDGVPAKVTAVEYDPNRTANIALLTYADGEKRYILAPVGLNVGDTVFAGENADIRPGNSLPLQNIPVGTVIHNVELKPGRGAQVIRSAGTSGQLMAKEGRYAQVRMPSGTVRMVLIECRATVGQVGNIEHEIIRIGKAGKSRWLGIRPTVRGLAMNPVDHPHGGGEGKSGQGNPHPVSPWGKKTKGLTTRTNKRTDKFIVSGRRQGARSQ
- a CDS encoding 50S ribosomal protein L23, whose protein sequence is MNLSDVIKGPLITEKLDKAREKFRQYSFIVDRKATKHDVSRAVETLFKVTVEGVRTNIVRGKIKRVGKSMGKRPNFKKAVVTLKEGDSIELFEGGAA
- the rplD gene encoding 50S ribosomal protein L4, translated to MAKFDVVDLDLKKVSEIELSDDIFGAEPNTHLFYEVAKMQQINRRRGTVGVKNTSLVSGGGKKPWKQKGTGRARQGSIRASHWVGGGKAMAPKSRDYFYRPPRKVRRGALKSALSLRAKEKTLIILSGFSLDAPKSKQAFEVLTKRLKLQNALVVDDKGNTNLHRSVRNLSKFDVLPPEGVNLEAVLKHSHLVLTSAAAKSLEGALS
- the rpsJ gene encoding 30S ribosomal protein S10, yielding MATQKIRIRLKAYDSKLLDQSAGEIVETAKRTGAKVAGPIPLPTRINKFTVLRSPHVDKKSREQFEIRTHKRLLDILEPTQQTLDALMKLDLSAGVDVEIKS
- the tuf gene encoding elongation factor Tu, which translates into the protein MAKEKFERNKPHVNIGTIGHVDHGKTSLTAAITKVLAKTGGATFLAYDQIDKAPEERERGITISTAHVEYQTANRHYAHVDCPGHADYVKNMITGAAQMDGAILVVSAADGPMPQTREHILLARQVGVPYIVVFLNKVDLLDDPELRELVEMEVRDLLKKYEFPGDTIPIIPGSAVKALEGDASDIGEPAILKLMAAVDSYIPTPQRATDKPFLMPVEDVFSIAGRGTVATGRVERGKVKVGEEVEVVGLRPTQKTVVTGVEMFRKLLDEGMAGDNIGALVRGLKREDMERGQVIAKPGSITPHTKFKAQIYVLSKEEGGRHTPFFKGYRPQFYFRTTDVTGTVKLPENVEMVMPGDNIAIEVDLITPVAMEKELRFAVREGGRTVGAGVVAEVIE
- the fusA gene encoding elongation factor G; the protein is MAREHPLERYRNIGIMAHIDAGKTTTTERILFYTGAIHRMGEVHEGTTTTDWMPQERERGITITSAAITAFWSRGDQRYRVNIIDTPGHVDFTIEVERSLRVLDGAITVFDAVNGVEPQSETVWRQADRYKVPRICFINKMDRVGADFEMSVGTIREKLGARAVRMQLPLGAEDKHRGVIDLVTMKALVFVDSEQGSRYDVVDIPEDLLAEAELARAELLEAAAEQDDALTEKFLEGQELTEQEIRSAIRKGCVGLKLFPVFCGSAFRHKGVQPLLDAVIDYLPSPLDIPPIHGKTPKGEDAVRETRDDAPFSALAFKIMNDPAFQSQTLTFLRVYSGKLEAGTAVWNSVKGKRERVSRLVQMRADKKEELTECYAGDICAVVGLKLATTGDTLCDDKQPIVLERMEFPEPVIDIAIEPKSTADQEKIIQSLQRLAAEDPSFRVKTNEETGQTIIAGMGELHLEIIVDRLLREFKVDANIGKPQVAYRETITSQTEAEGKYIRQTGGRGQYGHIWLRVMPNEPGKGFAFENKVVGGVVTKEFVDAVREGVVEALQNGPVAGYPMVDVKVEAYDGSIHDVDSSEMAFKIAGSLAFKDAVRAASPVLLEPIMSCEIVTPEDFMGDVIGDLNGRRGKVLGMTPRPGRTQAIQAQVPLAAMFGYSTDLRSRSQGRATYTMQFSHYAPAPKSALNRY
- the rpsG gene encoding 30S ribosomal protein S7, producing MPRRRVVAKRKILPDPKFQDRLVTKFVNDLMRKGKKSIAEGVCYGAFALIEERAKEDPLKTFKKALDNVKPVLEVKSRRVGGATYQVPVEVRQDRRVALGMRWIIQYSKARGEKTMQEKLAGEIMDAANNRGNAVKKREDTHKMAEANKAFAHYRW
- the rpsL gene encoding 30S ribosomal protein S12, coding for MPTISQLVRKGREKLNIKGKSPALKECPQKRGVCTRVYTTTPKKPNSALRKVARVRLTNGIEVTSYIPGVGHNLQEHSVVMIRGGRVKDLPGVRYHIVRGTLDSVGVAGRKQSRSKYGAKRPS
- the rimI gene encoding ribosomal protein S18-alanine N-acetyltransferase, which produces MRRLQEDLEPRLSHGFSIRRMTLDDLAAVMALEQAAFKNPWSAELLKRELEHEWSTILLVEEPRESVPPLLLGLAIFWIVHDEVHVLNVATAPQHRRRGVARAVMEEVLERGKGRRCSLATLEVRKSNEPAIQLYRSFGFRPVGIRPNYYADEREDAVVMVLDF